A single Candidatus Chlamydia corallus DNA region contains:
- a CDS encoding cysteine desulfurase, whose amino-acid sequence MKCLKEDFPIFAAKARENEPFVYLDSAATTHKPQRVIDVVANFYSSSYATVNRVIYSSSRNATEEYAAVREKVRKWISAASDSEIVFTRGTTAGLNLLAISVNDLWIPEGGVVLVSEAEHHANVLSWEIACRRRGSLVKKIRVHDSGLIDLDYLEELLNKGAQFVSIPHVSNVTGCVQCLKEVAELVHRYGAYLAVDGAQGAPHLPIDVRLWDVDFYVFSSHKIYGPTGTGVLYGKKDLLDQLPPVEGGGDMVAIYDSKNPEYLSAPMKFEAGTPNIAGVLGLGAALDYLNELSAEFIYERESMLTAYLHKQLLEIPNVHILGPSINEPRGALISMTINGAHPLDLGFLLDLRGIAVRTGHQCAQPAMERWNVGHVLRASLGIYNDEDDINQFVLVLQDSLDKVCR is encoded by the coding sequence GTGAAGTGTTTAAAAGAGGATTTCCCGATTTTTGCCGCTAAAGCAAGAGAGAACGAACCTTTTGTTTATTTAGATTCGGCTGCAACGACACATAAGCCTCAACGGGTGATAGATGTCGTTGCTAACTTCTATAGTTCATCATATGCAACTGTAAATCGCGTGATTTATAGTTCTTCCAGGAACGCAACTGAAGAATACGCCGCTGTCCGAGAAAAAGTTCGTAAGTGGATATCTGCAGCTTCTGATAGCGAAATTGTATTCACCCGGGGTACAACTGCTGGGTTAAACTTATTAGCGATTTCTGTTAACGATCTCTGGATTCCTGAGGGAGGTGTTGTTCTAGTTTCTGAGGCAGAACATCATGCTAATGTTTTGTCTTGGGAGATTGCCTGTAGGCGACGAGGTTCCTTAGTAAAAAAAATCAGAGTCCACGATTCAGGACTTATAGACCTGGATTATTTGGAAGAGCTTTTAAATAAAGGTGCTCAGTTTGTAAGTATTCCTCATGTGAGTAATGTTACGGGTTGTGTGCAATGTCTCAAAGAAGTTGCTGAGCTAGTCCACCGCTATGGGGCGTATCTTGCTGTCGATGGTGCTCAGGGAGCTCCTCACCTTCCTATAGACGTTCGGCTTTGGGATGTAGATTTTTATGTATTTTCTTCACATAAGATTTATGGGCCGACGGGCACAGGAGTTTTATACGGGAAAAAGGATCTATTGGATCAGCTTCCCCCTGTAGAAGGAGGTGGAGATATGGTTGCTATCTATGATAGTAAGAACCCTGAATATCTTTCTGCACCTATGAAATTTGAAGCTGGGACTCCAAATATTGCTGGAGTTTTAGGTTTGGGGGCTGCTTTAGATTATCTCAATGAGTTGTCAGCTGAGTTTATCTACGAGAGAGAGAGTATGCTAACCGCATACTTACATAAGCAGCTTCTTGAGATTCCGAATGTACATATTCTGGGACCTTCTATAAATGAACCTAGGGGTGCTCTTATAAGCATGACAATCAACGGCGCGCATCCTTTGGATTTAGGTTTTTTATTAGATCTTAGAGGGATTGCTGTGCGGACGGGTCATCAATGTGCCCAACCAGCAATGGAACGGTGGAATGTGGGTCATGTTTTGAGAGCATCTTTAGGAATCTATAACGATGAGGATGATATTAATCAGTTCGTCCTTGTTTTGCAGGACTCTTTAGATAAGGTTTGTAGATAG
- a CDS encoding polysaccharide deacetylase family protein encodes MLTVLAFRQVFFSHSRLQLDRLKNYLQLLKQNFAITLPKEATPKRHALMLTFDFASFDFYINIFPFLEEQKIPAVVGVASRYVPSNSAQELDPFYRLKPSETLAFQDEIFSNHMPFCCQNELVTMAKSPYIQLASSGFAIRNLLNNPPYLTTEILLSQHQIETITGEKPLAFFFPFGKSDSSSRKLAADHYPYSFLLGNTINRKSKTHNIYRLDIKPMEYVCPSLFQSSRYLKNWIKEKSKQLYLKKGLSKR; translated from the coding sequence ATGCTGACAGTTCTTGCTTTCCGACAGGTCTTTTTTTCCCACTCCCGCTTGCAATTAGACCGCCTAAAAAATTACCTACAACTCCTTAAGCAAAACTTTGCTATTACACTCCCCAAAGAAGCGACCCCAAAAAGGCATGCGCTTATGCTTACTTTTGACTTTGCTTCTTTTGACTTCTATATAAATATCTTTCCCTTCCTCGAAGAACAGAAAATTCCCGCTGTTGTAGGGGTAGCCTCCCGGTATGTTCCATCAAATTCTGCTCAAGAACTTGATCCTTTTTATCGTTTAAAGCCTTCCGAGACCTTAGCGTTTCAAGACGAGATCTTCTCTAACCACATGCCCTTTTGTTGCCAAAATGAACTTGTAACTATGGCGAAATCTCCCTATATCCAATTAGCATCCTCGGGATTCGCTATCCGAAATCTTCTAAATAATCCTCCCTATCTCACTACGGAAATCTTGCTTTCGCAACATCAAATAGAAACAATAACAGGAGAAAAGCCGTTAGCTTTCTTTTTCCCTTTCGGGAAATCAGATTCTTCAAGCCGCAAGCTCGCCGCAGACCACTATCCCTATTCTTTCCTTCTAGGGAATACGATTAACCGAAAGTCTAAAACTCATAATATCTACCGCTTAGACATAAAACCTATGGAGTATGTATGTCCGAGTTTATTCCAGAGTTCTAGGTATTTAAAAAATTGGATTAAAGAGAAAAGCAAACAGCTCTATCTAAAAAAGGGGCTTTCAAAAAGATAG
- a CDS encoding ParB/RepB/Spo0J family partition protein has protein sequence MTEEISKDTIIEVAIDDIRVSPFQPRRVFSNEELQELVASIKSVGLIHPPVVREIRTGDRVLYYELIAGERRWRAMQLAGSTVIPVILKHVITDGVAAEATLIENIQRVNLNPIEMAEAFKKLIHVFGLTQDKVAYKVGKKRSTVTNYLRLLALSKTIQESLSLGQITLGHAKVILTLEDPILREKLSEIIVKKRLAVREAEIVAKQLTNGEDPSIEMKETSLKIETSSKQHEELQQRLSDLCGYKVRITTQGSRAKVSFHLENIDDLQKLESWLANHGTLNESPT, from the coding sequence GTGACTGAGGAAATCAGTAAGGATACAATTATAGAAGTAGCTATAGATGATATTCGTGTGAGTCCTTTTCAGCCGCGTCGAGTGTTTTCTAATGAAGAGTTGCAAGAATTAGTAGCATCGATAAAGTCTGTAGGTTTGATTCACCCTCCTGTAGTACGTGAAATTCGTACTGGGGATCGGGTGTTGTATTATGAGCTTATTGCTGGCGAACGTCGCTGGCGGGCCATGCAGTTAGCAGGATCTACTGTGATACCTGTTATCCTGAAGCATGTGATTACCGACGGTGTTGCTGCAGAGGCTACATTGATTGAGAACATTCAAAGGGTAAATTTAAACCCTATAGAAATGGCCGAGGCCTTTAAAAAATTAATCCATGTATTTGGACTCACCCAAGACAAAGTTGCTTATAAAGTAGGAAAAAAGCGTTCTACTGTAACAAATTATTTGCGATTACTTGCACTTTCTAAAACGATCCAGGAAAGCTTGTCGCTTGGGCAGATTACCTTGGGCCACGCTAAAGTCATCCTAACTCTCGAAGATCCTATACTTAGGGAAAAGTTGAGTGAGATTATAGTAAAAAAGCGCTTGGCAGTACGTGAAGCTGAAATTGTGGCGAAGCAACTTACAAATGGAGAGGATCCTTCCATAGAGATGAAAGAGACTTCTTTAAAGATAGAAACGTCATCAAAGCAGCATGAAGAATTACAACAACGTCTTAGTGATCTTTGTGGGTATAAGGTACGGATAACCACGCAGGGATCGAGAGCTAAAGTTTCTTTTCATTTGGAAAATATAGACGATCTTCAAAAGTTGGAAAGCTGGCTAGCAAACCACGGTACGCTTAATGAAAGTCCAACTTAG
- a CDS encoding oligopeptide/dipeptide ABC transporter ATP-binding protein: MTTNFSQPLIQATSLTKHYYKRAFWFQGKKIASRAVDDVSFSLYSRHAVGLIGESGSGKSTLALGLAGLLPFTSGFLTFNGIPIKLNSRYGGRQLRSQVRLVFQNPQASLNPRKTILDSLGHSLLYHKLVPKENVLSTVEEYLKLVGLSRDHCYRYPHQLSGGQQQRVSIARALLGAPQLIVCDEIVSSLDLSIQAQILNMLAELQKKLNLTYLFISHDLAVVRSFCTEVLIMYKGQIVERGNTERIFSDPQHPYTRMLLNSQLPETPDQRQSKAAFQEYQKDSPESCSGGCSFYHRCPQRQEACKSDPLPNKGDLHHTYRCIH; the protein is encoded by the coding sequence ATGACAACTAATTTTTCCCAGCCGTTAATTCAAGCGACCTCATTAACGAAGCATTATTACAAACGTGCTTTCTGGTTTCAGGGAAAGAAGATTGCAAGTCGTGCTGTGGATGACGTTTCTTTCTCATTATATTCCAGACATGCTGTCGGACTTATTGGAGAATCAGGATCGGGGAAAAGTACCCTTGCTTTGGGTCTCGCGGGTCTTCTACCTTTCACATCTGGGTTTTTAACTTTTAACGGCATCCCTATTAAGTTAAATTCTAGATATGGAGGGCGTCAACTCCGATCTCAAGTACGATTGGTCTTCCAAAATCCACAAGCTTCATTAAACCCTAGAAAGACGATCCTGGATAGTTTAGGCCATTCTCTGCTCTATCATAAACTCGTCCCAAAAGAAAATGTATTATCAACTGTCGAGGAATATTTAAAATTAGTAGGGCTATCCCGAGATCATTGCTATCGTTATCCCCACCAACTTTCTGGAGGACAACAACAACGAGTCTCTATAGCAAGAGCTTTATTAGGAGCTCCTCAGTTAATTGTTTGTGACGAAATTGTCTCTTCTTTAGATTTATCTATCCAAGCACAGATTCTGAATATGCTTGCCGAGCTGCAAAAAAAACTCAACCTCACCTATCTCTTTATTTCGCATGATCTTGCCGTCGTACGTTCTTTCTGCACAGAAGTATTGATTATGTATAAGGGACAGATTGTAGAGAGAGGAAATACAGAACGTATTTTCTCTGATCCACAGCATCCTTATACACGCATGTTGTTAAATTCTCAGCTTCCAGAAACTCCAGATCAAAGACAATCTAAAGCTGCGTTCCAAGAATATCAGAAAGATTCTCCAGAATCCTGTTCTGGAGGATGTTCCTTTTATCATCGTTGTCCACAAAGACAAGAAGCTTGCAAATCAGATCCCCTCCCAAATAAGGGAGACTTGCACCATACATACCGCTGCATTCATTGA
- a CDS encoding ABC transporter ATP-binding protein, whose product MASNPILQIEDLSITLTKQCRQHSVVQSLSFTIHEGQTLAIIGESGSGKSVSAQGILRLLPCPPFLISGQVNFQGHNLLTASRSTRKKIIGTKISMIFQNPQASLNPVFTIEQQFKEIIHTHLALSSEVAREKMLHALEETGFHDPRLCLNLYPHQLSGGMLQRICIAMALLCSPKLLIADEPTTALDVSVQYQILRLLKTLQKKTGMSLLIITHNMGVVAETADEVLVLYAGRMVEYAPAIQIFHNPSHPYTRDLLASRPSLKPTKLGSFNPIPGQPPHYTAFPSGCCYHPRCSKILNKCPADAPEVYSVREGHKVRCWLYDN is encoded by the coding sequence ATGGCTTCCAATCCCATTTTACAGATAGAGGATCTATCCATAACATTGACAAAACAATGCCGACAGCACTCTGTTGTGCAATCTTTATCATTTACTATTCATGAAGGACAAACCTTAGCAATTATTGGAGAATCAGGATCGGGGAAATCTGTCTCAGCACAAGGAATACTTCGTTTACTTCCTTGCCCACCATTTTTAATTTCTGGCCAGGTCAACTTTCAAGGCCATAACTTACTTACAGCTTCACGCTCTACACGCAAAAAGATTATAGGGACAAAAATTTCTATGATCTTTCAAAACCCACAAGCATCTCTAAATCCGGTGTTTACTATTGAACAGCAATTCAAAGAAATTATTCATACCCACTTAGCTCTATCTTCAGAAGTTGCTCGAGAAAAAATGTTACACGCCCTTGAAGAAACTGGATTTCATGATCCCAGGCTCTGCCTCAACCTCTACCCCCACCAACTCTCTGGAGGGATGCTTCAAAGAATTTGTATCGCCATGGCGCTACTCTGTTCTCCTAAGCTTCTTATTGCTGATGAACCTACCACTGCTTTGGATGTTTCTGTCCAATATCAAATTCTGCGATTACTAAAAACACTACAAAAAAAAACAGGCATGAGTCTTCTTATCATTACTCATAACATGGGAGTCGTTGCAGAGACTGCTGATGAGGTGCTGGTACTCTATGCAGGACGTATGGTAGAATATGCGCCCGCAATTCAAATATTTCATAATCCTTCTCATCCCTATACTCGAGATCTTTTAGCATCCAGACCTTCTCTAAAACCGACAAAACTAGGTTCCTTTAATCCTATTCCAGGGCAGCCCCCGCATTATACGGCGTTTCCTTCGGGATGTTGTTACCACCCTAGATGCTCAAAAATTCTAAATAAATGTCCAGCTGATGCTCCAGAAGTCTATTCCGTACGCGAAGGTCACAAAGTAAGGTGTTGGCTTTATGACAACTAA
- a CDS encoding TIGR00153 family protein encodes MQTLARLFGQSPFAPLQAHLEMVVSCVEYMLPIFTALRDGEYEELLEMAKLVSDKEYQADCIKNDMRNHLPAGLFMPISRAGILEIISIQDSIADTAEDVAILLTIRRLNFYPSMETLFFRFLEKNLEAFELTTTLLHEFNQLLESSFGGRKADKARLLVGRVAKSEHESDVLQRELMQVLFSDDFIIPEKEFYLWLQVIRRTAGISDSSEKLAHRINMTLEEK; translated from the coding sequence ATGCAAACCCTTGCTCGTCTATTTGGCCAATCTCCATTTGCTCCTTTACAAGCTCATTTAGAGATGGTGGTCTCCTGCGTGGAATACATGCTTCCTATATTCACTGCTCTCCGAGATGGGGAATACGAAGAATTATTAGAAATGGCAAAACTTGTTTCTGATAAAGAGTATCAAGCAGATTGTATAAAAAATGATATGCGCAACCATCTTCCTGCGGGATTATTTATGCCGATATCTCGAGCAGGAATTCTGGAAATTATTTCTATACAAGATAGTATAGCTGATACTGCTGAAGATGTTGCTATCTTATTAACCATCAGACGATTAAACTTTTATCCATCTATGGAAACGCTTTTTTTCCGATTTTTGGAAAAAAATCTAGAAGCTTTTGAGTTAACTACAACACTACTACATGAATTTAACCAATTGCTTGAAAGTTCGTTTGGAGGAAGGAAGGCAGATAAAGCTCGCTTGCTTGTGGGGCGTGTCGCTAAATCTGAACATGAATCGGATGTTTTGCAACGTGAACTTATGCAAGTATTGTTTTCTGATGATTTTATAATTCCTGAAAAAGAATTTTATCTTTGGTTACAAGTAATTCGACGAACCGCGGGAATCTCAGATAGTTCTGAAAAGCTCGCACATAGAATTAATATGACCCTAGAAGAAAAGTAA
- a CDS encoding inorganic phosphate transporter, with protein sequence MLPLIIFVLLCGFYTSWNIGANDVANAVGPSVGSGVLTLRQAVIIAAIFEFFGALLLGDRVAGTIESSIVSVTNPMIASGDYMYGMTAALLATGVWLQLASFFGWPVSTTHSIVGAVIGFGLVLGKGTIIYWNSVGIILISWILSPFMGGCVAYLIFSFIRRHIFYKNDPVLAMVRVAPFLAALVIMTLGAVMISGGVIRTVSPMPWVVSGIVLCGVISYLITFYYVHTKHCSYIADTPKKGSLTYRLKERGGNYGRKYLVVERIFAYLQIIVACFMAFAHGSNDVANAIAPVAGVLRQAYPASYTSYTLVGLMAFGGIGLVIGLAIWGWRVIETVGCKITELTPSRGFSVGMGSALTIALASILGLPVSTTHVVVGAVLGIGLARGIRAINLNIIKDIVLSWFITLPAGALLSILFFFALRALFH encoded by the coding sequence ATGCTTCCTTTAATCATTTTTGTTCTTCTATGTGGCTTCTATACTTCTTGGAATATAGGAGCTAATGATGTCGCTAACGCTGTAGGTCCTAGTGTAGGGTCTGGAGTCCTGACATTGCGACAGGCTGTGATCATTGCTGCTATTTTTGAATTTTTTGGAGCCCTACTGCTTGGAGATCGTGTTGCAGGAACCATAGAAAGTAGTATCGTTTCTGTAACCAACCCCATGATCGCCTCTGGAGATTATATGTATGGTATGACAGCAGCGTTATTGGCAACAGGCGTATGGCTGCAGCTTGCATCTTTTTTTGGTTGGCCAGTCTCGACGACGCATTCTATAGTTGGAGCTGTTATTGGCTTTGGGCTAGTACTTGGTAAGGGAACTATAATTTACTGGAATTCGGTAGGCATTATTTTAATTAGCTGGATTCTTTCTCCCTTCATGGGAGGGTGTGTTGCTTACCTGATCTTTTCCTTCATTCGGAGACATATCTTTTATAAGAACGATCCTGTTCTTGCGATGGTCCGTGTTGCACCATTTTTAGCTGCTTTGGTGATTATGACTTTGGGAGCTGTGATGATCTCTGGAGGCGTGATTCGCACTGTTTCTCCGATGCCCTGGGTCGTGAGTGGGATTGTACTTTGTGGAGTTATAAGTTATCTCATTACTTTTTACTATGTCCATACCAAGCACTGCTCCTATATTGCAGATACACCAAAAAAGGGCAGTCTTACCTATCGTCTAAAAGAACGAGGAGGGAATTATGGAAGAAAGTACCTTGTTGTAGAAAGAATCTTTGCCTACCTACAGATTATCGTAGCTTGCTTTATGGCTTTTGCTCACGGATCTAACGATGTTGCTAATGCAATAGCTCCTGTAGCTGGAGTATTGCGTCAGGCATATCCTGCTTCCTATACGTCGTATACATTGGTTGGCCTGATGGCCTTTGGAGGAATAGGTTTAGTTATAGGCCTTGCGATTTGGGGATGGCGTGTTATAGAAACTGTAGGATGTAAAATTACAGAGTTAACCCCGTCTCGAGGGTTTTCTGTTGGAATGGGCTCAGCATTAACAATTGCTTTAGCTTCTATTTTAGGACTTCCTGTATCGACAACACATGTTGTTGTTGGTGCTGTTTTAGGAATAGGTTTAGCACGGGGAATTCGTGCTATTAACTTAAACATTATCAAAGATATTGTACTCTCCTGGTTTATTACTCTTCCTGCAGGAGCTTTACTATCCATACTCTTTTTCTTTGCTTTAAGAGCTTTATTCCATTAA
- a CDS encoding phosphoglycerate kinase produces the protein MDKLTVQDLSPEGKKVLVRVDFNVPMKDGKILDDIRIRSAMPTINYLLKKHAAVILMSHLGRPKGQGFEEEYSLQPVVDVLEGYLGHHVPLAPDCVGEVARQAVAQLSSGRVLLLENLRFQAGEEHPEKDPTFAAELSSYGDFYVNDAFGTSHRKHASVYVVPQAFPGRAAAGLLMEKELEFLGRHLLTSPKRPFTAILGGAKVSSKIGVIEALLNQVDYLLLAGGMGFTFLKALGKSIGNSLFEESALDLARNVLKIAKSRNVTIVLPSDVQAAENLQSKEYSIISIDQGIPPHLEGLDIGPKTIEEFTRIVDQSATVFWNGPVGVYEVPPFDEGSIAIANTLGNHPSAITVVGGGDAAAVVALAGCSTKVSHVSTGGGASLEFLERGLLPGTEVLSPGKS, from the coding sequence ATGGATAAGCTAACAGTACAAGATCTTTCCCCCGAAGGAAAAAAAGTCCTCGTACGTGTAGACTTCAACGTCCCTATGAAAGATGGAAAGATCCTTGATGATATTCGTATTCGTAGTGCGATGCCTACAATCAATTATCTACTTAAGAAACACGCTGCGGTTATCTTAATGAGCCATTTGGGACGACCTAAAGGACAAGGATTTGAAGAGGAATACTCTCTTCAACCTGTTGTTGATGTTCTGGAAGGGTACTTAGGACATCATGTGCCGCTCGCCCCAGATTGTGTTGGAGAGGTTGCACGTCAAGCTGTGGCACAGCTTTCTTCTGGTAGAGTTTTGCTGCTTGAAAACTTACGTTTTCAAGCAGGAGAAGAGCATCCAGAAAAGGATCCTACATTTGCTGCAGAACTGTCTTCATATGGTGATTTCTATGTAAACGATGCTTTTGGCACTTCGCATAGAAAACATGCTTCAGTATACGTAGTGCCCCAAGCTTTCCCAGGTAGAGCAGCAGCAGGCTTGCTTATGGAAAAAGAACTGGAATTTTTAGGTAGGCACCTACTTACCTCTCCTAAACGACCCTTTACTGCGATTCTCGGAGGAGCTAAAGTTTCTTCTAAAATTGGAGTTATAGAGGCTCTACTGAATCAAGTAGACTACCTCCTGTTAGCTGGAGGTATGGGATTTACTTTTCTAAAAGCCTTAGGAAAATCTATAGGGAACTCTCTGTTTGAAGAGTCTGCTTTGGATCTTGCTAGAAATGTATTGAAAATTGCTAAAAGTCGTAATGTTACTATAGTTTTACCTAGCGATGTGCAAGCAGCAGAAAATCTCCAATCTAAGGAATATTCTATTATTTCTATAGATCAAGGTATCCCTCCGCATCTTGAAGGCCTCGATATTGGACCTAAAACAATCGAAGAATTTACCCGTATTGTAGACCAATCAGCTACTGTATTTTGGAACGGCCCTGTTGGTGTCTATGAGGTCCCTCCTTTTGATGAAGGATCTATTGCGATAGCGAATACTTTGGGCAACCATCCGTCGGCTATTACTGTTGTCGGTGGGGGAGATGCCGCAGCTGTAGTTGCCTTGGCAGGCTGCTCTACCAAAGTCTCTCATGTTTCTACGGGAGGAGGGGCTTCCTTGGAGTTTTTAGAACGAGGCTTACTTCCTGGTACTGAGGTTTTATCTCCAGGTAAAAGCTAA
- the semD gene encoding SemD/SinC family type III secretion system effector — translation MAIGPSGRKPHDDFWMPENNSNKESDTSSSSSSSPNLGRHRVSRSSVDMSSQGSIESLREKLSRHFGAGNLPTPVGPTRSPSRPTSPPPLTSGARPKTSQTSPKPAPPPRPPLPSRPTSPPPLTSGARPKTSQTSPKPVPPPRPPLPSRPTSPSLTSGARPKTSASQPSKRSRSGQASGLSRGFNLEQLKADLKEVAKNQTQTREKLNKISEEIKSQWMNWDENMPANYQVHGYNVLLKTLMTIRNEQAEKIIENQQEKLPVLVNTGLVMLDDMVQGALYNATTFKIREEKDGSSMQLLTVLAVEGPLLASSESIKNYLRNRAVDLGLDVKNPAIKGIIKTVGNSMDLMRSQHPEHMPAVWDHLAYRLLGAVIEMKTKTTIYNIKKVDLREVSNMTRSSRKKLKVMKDLSTSVWCNAMAVLIGDLFNYGDH, via the coding sequence ATGGCTATCGGTCCCTCAGGAAGAAAGCCCCATGATGATTTCTGGATGCCAGAAAATAATTCGAATAAAGAATCCGATACAAGCTCCAGCTCTAGTTCTAGTCCAAATTTAGGTAGACACAGAGTATCTAGATCGTCAGTCGATATGAGTTCTCAGGGCAGCATAGAGAGTTTGAGAGAAAAGTTATCCCGCCACTTTGGAGCAGGAAATTTGCCTACGCCTGTAGGACCTACGCGGTCTCCTTCGCGTCCAACATCTCCGCCTCCCCTAACAAGTGGGGCTCGTCCTAAGACTTCTCAAACGAGTCCCAAGCCTGCACCTCCTCCTAGACCCCCACTTCCTTCGCGTCCAACATCTCCGCCTCCCCTAACAAGTGGGGCTCGTCCTAAGACTTCTCAAACGAGTCCCAAGCCTGTACCTCCTCCTAGACCTCCACTTCCTTCGCGTCCAACATCTCCGTCCCTAACAAGTGGGGCTCGTCCTAAGACTTCAGCTTCTCAGCCCTCTAAAAGAAGTAGGTCAGGCCAAGCAAGCGGACTTTCTCGTGGTTTTAATTTAGAGCAACTTAAGGCAGACTTAAAGGAAGTAGCTAAAAATCAGACTCAAACTCGAGAAAAACTTAACAAGATATCTGAAGAAATAAAGTCGCAGTGGATGAATTGGGATGAGAATATGCCAGCAAACTACCAAGTACACGGTTACAATGTTTTGCTAAAGACTCTTATGACTATCCGTAACGAGCAGGCTGAGAAAATAATAGAAAATCAGCAAGAAAAGCTCCCAGTATTAGTCAATACAGGTCTAGTCATGCTGGACGATATGGTTCAAGGGGCATTATATAACGCAACAACATTTAAGATCAGAGAGGAGAAAGACGGTTCGTCGATGCAACTACTTACTGTCTTGGCTGTAGAAGGGCCTCTACTAGCTTCCTCCGAATCTATCAAGAACTATCTACGAAATAGAGCAGTGGATCTTGGCTTGGATGTTAAAAATCCTGCGATAAAAGGGATAATCAAGACTGTTGGAAATTCTATGGATTTGATGCGTAGCCAGCATCCTGAACATATGCCTGCGGTATGGGACCATTTAGCATACCGGTTGCTTGGAGCTGTAATTGAGATGAAGACTAAAACGACAATCTACAACATCAAAAAAGTTGACTTGCGTGAAGTATCTAACATGACAAGATCTTCGAGAAAAAAGTTGAAGGTTATGAAAGATTTATCGACATCAGTATGGTGCAATGCAATGGCAGTTCTAATAGGAGATCTTTTTAACTACGGAGATCATTGA
- the semD gene encoding SemD/SinC family type III secretion system effector has product MSVNPSGGRSNDSWLGGAQGSNPGAQRLLASSSNLGAHGVTTSTSKPQVEGRAQRIWSQVKQFFQGKTSTSSSSQSVGGSTRPMRPPPPPPPTGGARSRTPATHGKGQAPQPPRGQSRRPPPPPPPTGGARSRTPATHGKGQAPQPPTGQSRRPLPPPPSTGGVRSRTPATHSKGQAPQPPTGQSRRPLPPPPSTGGARSRTPVVTHGKGQAPQPPTQQQSPSMSPGLVNLVQGLKEAVKSQAESKQTQLANVSSTIRSNWTNWESNENPNYITHGYRVVLGALEQTYKEQSGGIEGTGGSAPLPQAVGLAKEAVTRAVRSAVKNLERPGPGNPPDGVFMQALVSLTLEGPTLASGESIENFLESRIGDFGRDDSNTDYTNDVSSLGKALDRVRQNHPGEMPRVWMALVRELTPAVRSHANSVRVENAGQVQTRAAVQMTNTSNRLLTAMKDLSLGGWATTMTILIGDLFDE; this is encoded by the coding sequence ATGTCAGTCAATCCTTCAGGTGGAAGATCAAATGATTCATGGCTTGGAGGAGCTCAGGGCAGTAATCCTGGTGCTCAGCGTCTTCTAGCCTCAAGCTCAAATCTTGGTGCTCACGGAGTAACTACATCAACCTCAAAGCCGCAAGTAGAGGGTAGAGCGCAACGGATATGGTCCCAGGTAAAACAGTTCTTTCAAGGAAAAACTTCGACATCATCCTCTTCTCAGAGTGTAGGAGGATCTACACGGCCTATGCGTCCGCCACCTCCACCTCCTCCAACAGGAGGGGCTCGTTCTAGGACTCCAGCAACTCATGGTAAGGGTCAAGCGCCTCAGCCTCCTAGGGGGCAATCGCGGCGTCCGCCACCTCCACCTCCTCCAACAGGAGGGGCTCGTTCTAGGACTCCAGCAACTCATGGTAAGGGTCAAGCGCCTCAGCCTCCTACGGGGCAATCGCGGCGTCCGCTACCCCCACCTCCTTCAACAGGAGGGGTTCGTTCTAGGACTCCAGCAACTCATAGTAAGGGTCAAGCGCCTCAGCCTCCTACGGGGCAATCGCGGCGTCCGCTACCCCCACCTCCTTCAACAGGAGGGGCTCGTTCTAGGACTCCAGTAGTAACTCATGGTAAGGGTCAAGCACCCCAGCCTCCCACTCAACAGCAAAGTCCTTCTATGAGTCCTGGATTAGTGAATCTTGTCCAGGGCCTCAAGGAAGCAGTAAAAAGTCAGGCTGAGTCCAAACAAACGCAGCTTGCAAATGTATCCAGCACGATAAGATCAAACTGGACTAATTGGGAAAGTAATGAAAATCCAAATTATATAACCCACGGTTACCGTGTGGTTCTTGGTGCTTTAGAGCAGACATACAAAGAGCAAAGCGGTGGGATCGAGGGGACTGGGGGTTCAGCACCACTCCCGCAAGCAGTGGGTTTAGCTAAGGAGGCTGTGACTAGGGCAGTTAGATCGGCGGTTAAGAATTTAGAACGTCCTGGGCCAGGAAATCCTCCTGATGGTGTATTCATGCAGGCACTTGTTAGCTTGACTTTGGAAGGACCTACATTAGCCTCTGGAGAATCGATTGAAAACTTTTTAGAAAGTAGGATTGGAGATTTCGGTAGAGACGATAGCAATACTGATTATACAAACGATGTGTCTAGTTTGGGAAAAGCTTTGGATCGGGTACGTCAAAATCATCCTGGTGAAATGCCTCGAGTGTGGATGGCATTAGTACGAGAACTTACCCCTGCCGTACGCTCTCACGCTAATTCAGTGCGAGTCGAAAATGCAGGCCAGGTCCAAACTCGTGCGGCGGTCCAGATGACCAATACATCTAACCGATTGCTCACTGCCATGAAAGATTTATCTCTTGGAGGATGGGCGACTACAATGACAATTTTAATTGGAGATCTTTTTGATGAATAA